The window ATGGTTTCTCATCTGCGGATGGAAGGACGGTACGGTCTGTATGCTGGTGAAGATCCGTTGGAGCTTCACACCCATGTGTTGTTCCGCTTCACCGATGGCAGCGAGCTCCGCTATAAGGATGTTAGACAATTTGGAACGATGCATCTGTTTCCCAAAGGGGAAGATCTCACGCAGCCTCCGCTGCATAAGCTTGGACTTGAACCGCTTGATGAAGGCTTCACCTTCGAGGTTTTTCGAGACCGGATCGCTCATCGTTCGACGAAGATAAAACCGCTGCTGCTGAATCAAGAATATATCGTGGGTATCGGGAATATTTATGTAGACGAGTCCCTTTTCTTGGCTGGCATTCATCCAGAGCGCGAAGCCTCCTCGTTGAGCAAGAAGGAACTCGTACTCCTTCACTCAGCTATCATACGTACCCTTCGTGAATCAGTTGAAGTTGGTGGGTCCTCCATCAAATCGTATGTGAATGGACAAGGCGAAATTGGCTTGTTCCAGCATCAACTGAACATTTATGGCAGACAGTCCGAGCCCTGTAAAACATGCGGGAGTGAGATCTACAAAACCGTTGTTGGCGGCAGAGGAACGCATATTTGCCCAACCTGCCAACCGTTAAAGCGGACTAGAAACCGAAAGAAGTCAGAGAAATAGGCACCTGAAGCCCCCCCTCCCCATATGATATGGAGTAATTAGCCTAGATAAACGGCTTACAAGCTAGTTTCTAGGTATAACTCTTAGGAGGGGTATTATGCTTCCTGTAGTTTCACTACTTATTCTTGCTTTCGCAGTTTCCTTGGACGGCTTCGGCGTCGGTGTGATGTATGGATTACGTAAAATACGAATTCCACTCCTCTCCATTGGGATTATATCGCTTTGGTCTGGTATCATTATCTACAGCTCGATGCAGATCGGTGTACTGATGTCGTCCTTCATGTCTCTCTTGGTAGCTAAGCGAATCGGTGCTCTTATATTAATCGGAATTGGCATCTGGGCATTGGCACAAATGAGACAACAAAAGCCTCAAGAGCATCAGGAACGGGGGAGAGTCGCATCTTTAGATCAAGCATCGATAAGCGGTGTTCTTCCTTTACCAGAGGGTAAGCATCCGGGTTCTGGAGAAATTCTCACGTTTGATACGTTGCAGAGAACGAAGGAAATATTGAATATCGAGCTGAAACGCTTCGGACTGGTTATTCAAATTTTGCGAACGCCATCCATTGCAGACGTTGACAAATCGGGTAATATTTCGGCTTCAGAGGCAACATTGCTTGGTTTGGCGCTATCTTTGGATGCGTTCGGTGCAGGCATTGGCGCCGCTTTAATTGGTTTCGTTCCACTGTTAACAGCTTCCGTCATTTCGATATCAAGTGGTTTATTTATTGCATTAGGTTTGCGGTTTGGTTTACGGTATGCGGAGATGAATTGGATGAAGAAACTGTCTGTACTTCCGGGATGTGTACTTATTATCATGGGTCTATTTAAATTGTTGTAGCACGTCCTTTTACTGTATTTCGTAAATCTTTGGGATATGAGAAAGTTTTCCGAGTGGAAAACGATTAGGAGAGATTTGCCCATGAATATCGGGTTAACAGGAGGTATCGCTTGCGGCAAAAGCACGGTTAGCGCCATGCTGGTTAGCCGCGGCGCCCTATTAGTAGATGCGGATATGATAGCCCGCGATGTCGTCGAGCCCGGCAGCCCTGTTCTTGAACAGGTTGCTGCACATTTTGGACAAGCTGTTCTTCAGGTAGATGGCTCACTTCATCGCAAGAAGCTTGGCGAGATCATTTTTGGTAATACGGAGGCACGCAAGCAGCTGGAAAGTATTCTGCATCCGCCAATTCGTGCACAAATACGTGAACAGATGGAGGCCTATGAACGGCAATTTCCAGACAAGCTTGTTGTGGTCGATGTCCCTTTATTAATCGAATCTAATTTATCCTTCATGTTTCAAGAAGTTATGGTTGTTTATGTACCCCGTCCAGTCCAGTTGGAGCGGCTAATGCAGCGAGATGGACTGTCAGAAAGTGCGGCGAATAATCGCATTGATGCTCAGATGTCCATTGAGGAGAAACGTAAATTCGCGGATGTTGTCATTGACAACAGCGGTACATGGGAAGAAACTAACGCTGAAGTGGAGCGGTTTTGGTTAGGAAAGGGGCTTTCATGACCTTTTTACGTAAAAAACGAGTTTTTGCCCTGCTTCTTGTTTGTTTTGTTCTGGTTCTCTTTATGAATAGTGATTTTATCGGAAGAAAGCTGTACCCGATCTATTTTGAGCAGGAAATTAGGCAGAGCGCGGCGAAACACAATATAGATCCATTTCTAATTGCTGCGATTATTAGGGTGGAGACGAATTATAAATATCATTTGGAGTCAAGCAAGGGTGCTTTAGGCCTCATGCAGTTGATGCCTGATACGGCAGAGTGGATTGTAGAATCCACGAATTTAGGGCCTCATGTGCAGGAAGATTTATTAAAAGTGGACGTAAATATTAATCTTGGTTCTTGGTATTTGAGCTGGCTTAAGAAGCATTATAATGGTAATTTAATTTATGCGATTGCGGCTTATAATGCAGGTCAAGGTAATGTGAATAAATGGAAGCAAAATGACGTTTGGGATGGTTCAGAAGAGCATATTAATCAGATTCCATTCGGAGAAACACGTCACTATGTACAGCGGGTACTCTATTATTACGAGAAATACACGAAGCTTTATTCTCAGCAGTGGGGAAAGAAGGATTAGGATTCCGTCTCTACATAAACAAAGAAGCATTGGACTAGCTCCTTTTGGGGGCTTAGAGTCCAATACTTCCTGTTTTAGAGCTCAATAGCTAGGATTCAAGATTACTTGAATTGACCAGCCAAGGATTGCTCTGCGATTTGTACTAAGCGACGAGTGATGTTACCACCAATGGCACCAGCATCACGAGTAGCCATATTACCCATATAACCATCTTGTGGGATGGCGATACCAAGTTCTTGCGCTACTTCGTATTTTAACTGATCCAAGGCTGCGTTAGCTTGAGGAACAACTAAAGTATTGCTGTTACGGTTTTGTCCTGCGCCCATGTCTGTTCACCTCCTTGTCGTTTGGTAATAGTATTGTGTGCATATCTCCTAAGTTCATGACATGTAACATATGGTAATAGATCAAAGAAGAGAAGAGAGAAAGGAGAGATAGCGAATGAAGTGTCCGTTCTGTGACTATTCCGGTACGAAAGTTCTTGATTCACGTTCAGCCAATGAAAACAAATCGATTCGTCGTCGTCGAGAATGTGAGAAATGCGCGAGAAGATTCACCACATTTGAGATGGTGGAAGAAACTCCGTTAATCGTGATTAAGAAAGATGGAAGTAGGGAAGAATTTAGTCGAGAGAAAATATTAAGAGGCTTGATTCGAGCTTGTGAAAAGCGACCTGTATCGATGGAGAGGCTTGAGATGATGGTTTCTGAAGTGGAAATGCAGCTTCGCACCACGGCTCATGCTGAAGTGGATAGTTTAAGCATTGGAGAAATCGTCATGGAACAGCTGTACCCCGTCGATGAAGTGGCGTACATTCGCTTTGCCTCCGTATACCGGCAGTTTAAGGACATTAATATGTTCCTGAAGGAGTTAACGCAAATATTGGGAAAGCATGACACCGGACTTCTCCGGGATAAATAATCGCTAAATATGACAAAAAATAAGAAAAAGACAGCGGGATTCCCGTTGTCTTTTCTCATTTTTTCCCGTGAAATCAACAATTGTGCGATTAAAATATATTTGAAAAAAATAAATCTTTAGACATCAACCGACTGTATTTTTGTGTGCTTTCGTGCATAATTCCTTTATTGAGTGCGTTTGTCCAGTTCACTTCGGAGAAAATGAATAAACCGAATAGCTTCATCTTGGGTTAAAACGTTGTTATCAAACTTAAAGGAGAACATATTCAAAAGATCACTTTCTGGAAG is drawn from Paenibacillus sp. V4I7 and contains these coding sequences:
- a CDS encoding MntP/YtaF family protein yields the protein MLPVVSLLILAFAVSLDGFGVGVMYGLRKIRIPLLSIGIISLWSGIIIYSSMQIGVLMSSFMSLLVAKRIGALILIGIGIWALAQMRQQKPQEHQERGRVASLDQASISGVLPLPEGKHPGSGEILTFDTLQRTKEILNIELKRFGLVIQILRTPSIADVDKSGNISASEATLLGLALSLDAFGAGIGAALIGFVPLLTASVISISSGLFIALGLRFGLRYAEMNWMKKLSVLPGCVLIIMGLFKLL
- the coaE gene encoding dephospho-CoA kinase (Dephospho-CoA kinase (CoaE) performs the final step in coenzyme A biosynthesis.), whose product is MNIGLTGGIACGKSTVSAMLVSRGALLVDADMIARDVVEPGSPVLEQVAAHFGQAVLQVDGSLHRKKLGEIIFGNTEARKQLESILHPPIRAQIREQMEAYERQFPDKLVVVDVPLLIESNLSFMFQEVMVVYVPRPVQLERLMQRDGLSESAANNRIDAQMSIEEKRKFADVVIDNSGTWEETNAEVERFWLGKGLS
- the mutM gene encoding DNA-formamidopyrimidine glycosylase is translated as MPELPEVETVRRTLNNLITGKTIEQVQVRLPRIIQKPDDIHMFEVLLQGQTVETIERRGKFLRFILTDYVMVSHLRMEGRYGLYAGEDPLELHTHVLFRFTDGSELRYKDVRQFGTMHLFPKGEDLTQPPLHKLGLEPLDEGFTFEVFRDRIAHRSTKIKPLLLNQEYIVGIGNIYVDESLFLAGIHPEREASSLSKKELVLLHSAIIRTLRESVEVGGSSIKSYVNGQGEIGLFQHQLNIYGRQSEPCKTCGSEIYKTVVGGRGTHICPTCQPLKRTRNRKKSEK
- the nrdR gene encoding transcriptional regulator NrdR is translated as MKCPFCDYSGTKVLDSRSANENKSIRRRRECEKCARRFTTFEMVEETPLIVIKKDGSREEFSREKILRGLIRACEKRPVSMERLEMMVSEVEMQLRTTAHAEVDSLSIGEIVMEQLYPVDEVAYIRFASVYRQFKDINMFLKELTQILGKHDTGLLRDK
- a CDS encoding alpha/beta-type small acid-soluble spore protein, producing MGAGQNRNSNTLVVPQANAALDQLKYEVAQELGIAIPQDGYMGNMATRDAGAIGGNITRRLVQIAEQSLAGQFK
- a CDS encoding lytic transglycosylase domain-containing protein — protein: MTFLRKKRVFALLLVCFVLVLFMNSDFIGRKLYPIYFEQEIRQSAAKHNIDPFLIAAIIRVETNYKYHLESSKGALGLMQLMPDTAEWIVESTNLGPHVQEDLLKVDVNINLGSWYLSWLKKHYNGNLIYAIAAYNAGQGNVNKWKQNDVWDGSEEHINQIPFGETRHYVQRVLYYYEKYTKLYSQQWGKKD